In Brienomyrus brachyistius isolate T26 unplaced genomic scaffold, BBRACH_0.4 scaffold46, whole genome shotgun sequence, the following are encoded in one genomic region:
- the LOC125723183 gene encoding protein YIPF7-like, with protein MTEFQPFEQDFYQSTYNIDDQGQNVSDLEGTRQNPNIVYGRMGPGTYNPSVVPGSPVQPYTGQLFQPSEVPVTSAHPAADNFADEPPLLEELGINFDHIWQKTLTVLNPVKPADGSIMRETDLTGPVLFCIALAVTLLMAGKSHFGFVYGVSAMGCGGVCSLLNLMSDISVSYGCVASVLGYCLLPMVGLSAFAVFFTLQGILGVVLALLVIGWCSLAASKIFISTLAMEGQQLLVAYPCMLLYGVFALLTVF; from the exons ATGACCGAATTCCAACCGTTTGAGCAAGACTTCTACCAGTCAACCTATAACATAGATGACCAAGGGCAGAACGTATCTGACTTAGAAGGAACGCGGCAGAATCCCAATAT TGTCTACGGCAGGATGGGGCCAGGTACGTATAACCCTTCTGTGGTACCTGGTTCCCCCGTTCAGCCTTACACCGGACAGCTCTTTCAGCCCTCGGAGGTTCCTGTGACATCAGCCCACCCAGCTGCAGACAACTTTGCAGATGAACCACCTTTACTTGAAG AGCTGGGAATTAATTTCGACCATATCTGGCAGAAGACTCTGACAGTATTAAACCCAGTTAAGCCAGCAGATGGCAGCATCATGCGTGAGACAGACCTGACTGGACCTGTACTTTTCTGCATAGCCCTGGCTGTCACGCTGCTTATG GCTGGGAAGTCCCATTTCGGCTTTGTGTATGGGGTCAGCGCAATGGGCTGTGGGGgtgtgtgcagcctgctaaaCTTGATGAGTGACATATCCGTGTCCTACGGCTGCGTGGCCAGTGTCCTGGGCTACTGCCTCCTGCCCATGGTGGGCCTCTCAGCTTTTGCCGTGTTCTTCACCCTGCA GGGCATTCTGGGAGTTGTGCTGGCGCTCCTCGTCATTGGCTGGTGTAGTCTGGCTGCCTCAAAGATCTTCATATCCACATTGGCCATGGAGGGCCAGCAGCTGCTGGTAGCTTACCCTTGCATGCTCCTCTATGGGGTCTTTGCACTGTTGACAGTCTTTTGA